Part of the Quercus robur chromosome 5, dhQueRobu3.1, whole genome shotgun sequence genome, tAGTAGAGATCTTGTAGCTAGTATGATGTGGTTCACAAACTGATTGGTCTGATAGGCTTAGACTAGAAAGCGAACAACCTATTTATTATGATGCTTATCTTTTGTAATTCTTGATCTCTCATGACCTcttccacacccccccccccccctttcccccaattaaaaaaaagtaaaataataatcaaataaataattcctTATATGCTTGTGTTCCAAATTCAGACTCAGAATGATTACAAGGTCATAAACAATGATCAGTGGATGGGCTTCTACCGGTTTTGCAATGAGGTACTCTTATAGTTTGGTTACTGGTTTGTGTTTCTctgtttatttcttttctatatacTTCTAGCATGTCAAACATGATATCTGTGTCGTGGTAAAATTATTAATCAATCTTGTTTATACTGCATTTGCATGTGCACTCGCACACGCACACGCACACTTTACTACTTAGTTactaaaaggggaaaaaaaataaccatGCTTGTTTTCTAATCCCTAGTTTGAAGTTCTACTTTAAAATTACATCTCAGTTTCATGGTGAAAGTAAAATGTGATAAGCTAGTCAATTGAATTGTTTGTGCTGAAGTTGCTGCTAGCAAATTCCCTCTTTGAAtggatttgaaataaataattcaCAACCTTATACTATTatggcaaacttttttttttttttttttttttttttgacaagtaagAAAGATTATGACAACCATATTATATGTATTCAAGATCCACTAGATgcatatgcttttttttttcttcacacgGTTTTTACTTAGCAATAGTGCAGCTGACAGGTTCAGGTGCCTTAGTTGGTCAAAGTAATTGTAAAGCTTATATAAGCCTTAGTTGTAGTcagtttaaatgtattagagaTTTCTTCTCTTCATTTGGCTActtctgattttaattttaattatgtgtTTTAGATGTGCTCAAAGCTCGTTCAAATTGAGCCTATTTAGGATAATTGTATTTAGAGTAATGCTAGGGACGTATAAAATGGCACAACTTGTTCCACAACTCGCCCACGTGGTGAGTTGTGAGTGATAGAGGTGTCTCCACATAGACCCACCATCACACCTCTATCACTCACAACTCGCCATGTGggcgagttgtggcacaagttGTACCATTCTATGTGTTTCTAGCATTACTCTTGTATTTAAGTCTTGCCATTCATGTGCCTGTGTGGCCTAAGGTTTATTAGAGATGTTGCTTTTGGCTGTGGCTAACCATAAGTTCTCACAAAATTTATGCAATTTCTTAAGTGAAGTGATTAATTTGTGTTATTAGAAATCATGAACATTTTGATAAGACAAGAAAAGGAGAACAATAaattaaatgagttgaaaaggATCTATTTTGTAGGTCTCCCTTGTCATGTCTTAAGCTACTAATTTCCTTGCTCAGATTTGTGTATTCACTGGCGCcttgtttttgaatttatattataaaaccTGAGGTAGCATTGACACAATTCAATGCAGATAAGTTTTCCGGACTTTAGTAATTATGATCCTGAACTTGCCTGGCCCTTGATCCTGGACAATTTCGTTGAATGGATGCTAGCAAAGCAGAGCTAGTCGATATCATTTGGTCAGCTTGATTTTCTGCTGGAAACCACAGTCGTGAAAGTAGGTGGACTTGAAATATGTCTACCCAATTGCTTATTCATTACGACTTCAAAGTGTTTCACTCTTTTTGATTAAGTTCATTATTAGTTCTCTGTTTGCAGGACCATTCAGACTACACACCTGAAATgcctcccccctttttttttttttttttaacatgttatttctccattttcttttaaacatgAAAGTCATGCTCAAGGTCCTCATCCTCAAAAGCTAACTGTTTGTGTTGTGGATAATGCTTGAGAAAGTCTTGATGTATGTAATGTTCATTTTCGTGCAACcattaataatattatactaTTGATACTATCCAATTATTTGCTGCAAGTTATTTCTGCTTATCTTTAAAACCTGTACTATTACTCTCTTTTATTCTGAAGAGATCAAAATctgaatatattttatattatatacaaaaaaaataaaataaaataaaaaaggcattTTATGGACAGCATTTTATAAGCACTTTCTGcagggttgtgtgtgtgtgtatatatatatatatattttaatttatttatttatcagaATTCTATTGTAATCTTTGaccattttattataaaatgtacACAAAGATACTATTGCGGTTCAATAATCTGCTTTCTATAGAATGATGGCCCAATCTGGCTTCTTCTGCCTGGACAAATGGATTTGGTGCTTCTTAATTATCGCCAACCTATATCTTCTCCTGTCTTAATCAAATGGTGCTAGGTGCCATGTCCCCATGTATCTTGCCAATAATCACAAATCAAAGTATTCTTAGCCATTTATTCAGAATTTTCTTTTCCACAAGCCATTTTCTAAAAACTTCTTGCCATCAAATTGGAGAAGATGAATTTATAAACATTGAGCAtgtgcgcacacacacacacacacacatacacacatatatatatatatatatatatatatattataagtgCAGATGTCAGAAATTTTAATCCCCAAGTATACTCACCATCAGGGTGGAGATGTCAATAGGTCGAAGGGCCTTGCATTGGCACCATTGAGTGCAGATGTGcatatatgtttttgttggattttatttgaaaatatactacaatatttatttttgattggtGTAAAGGCATGATGCATAGTGttaacaacttttcttcacctaaaaatgtgagtgaaaaaataatttaattcaaattgAAGCCTAAGAAtgtaagaaataattttattttaaattagagtaaaaaaagaattgaaggaGACATTTAACATGCTTGAAAGAGTGTGGAGAGGCAGGAGGAgattgatattttataattttggtcGAACTGTAAGAAATTTTGTGATAATAGAAAGGTTTTGAGAGTGCTGACTATAGATAAAatagaaagtgaaaaaaaaaaaaaaaaaaaaaacatttaattgatcCAATTTAGTTGAGTTCGGAAATCTATCTGTACAATAATCTGTTCACGTTTATTAAGAATCTTTTAAATtccttttcttctaaaaaaaaaaaattataaattcccAAAAATAGATTATactgtttggtttatttttaagaattgtTTTCCTAAAATATCCTTAGgtttatattcaaaatttcaagaatattagtattatttttaggGTAAATTAAACTCACAATTCTGGAGTATGACGAAATTAGATTTGTTATACtcaatttttaagaaatgacAACCCACCCCCCAAatgatcaaaattcaaaataattgaCTACCTCTCTCCTTGTTCCACCTCTAAATAATCAAAACATTTGATTCTCAACccccaaaataatttagaaaaggGGGTAGAGtttcaattattttgataattttaggTAAGTGTCAATtcttaaaaatcaataatatcaagtttaattttgttaggTGTAAATGTTAATTAACAGTAAGGTTTTCTACATAGAAAATATGTaagaattagaatttgaaatagTTAACATTTTACCTGAATATGTTGAAATAGGAATTATTGAAGAGAatggttatatatatagtatctactaaaatatgtatatataattttatactgAATTTAAGGTCCTTATTCGTTCCCAAAGGTCAAAGCAGTGGTTCCTAATTAGGCTAACTTGTTGACCACCAAGCAGTATCAAGcgggaaaaaaaatccaattagaatCACAAAAGTGACAGCCTTTGATTGAAAAAGACTGGTTCACCTTAAATCGTGGCACCATGACCTTGATTTCACTGGATTTTACATCAAATACAAAATGATCCTACCCCACATACCattcccataaaaaagaaaaaaagaaaaaaagaaaaaaagaaaggcacAGGCACATACATTATTCTCTACAATCATAATTTCTTTCCAAACACTAACATGACATGACAACTTTATCATTCCGATGCATTATTTTCCTGTAACTTGTACGATTAAAGTTCCAAttatttgattctcaaaaaaaaaaaaaaaaagttccaattattttctttattcaatttAAGACCACATTTTCTCTATACTTTCTCAAACCCATGGGGAGCATTTCGTTTGAACCTATTAatagtcttttttcttttacaaaagcattactttaattaattaattaatttattattattatttttttactttttaggtcTGGGACCGCAAGAATCgcctaaaagaaaaatatgcttaaattaaaaattccaAGAATAATTTCACCAAGGCAGCAATAAGAAAACAACACAAAATGAGGTCAGGTCAACTATAATGTGATAATGTTGCAATAGACGATTCATTACTTgcccaaaaatttaaattaaaaaaaaaaaaaaaaccatacatGTGTTGCTACATGCTTCCAAGTTTTCTCAAGAAGATGTTAGCATTATAAGACACCTTGAAAAGaatgaacaaaaaatttgaactttagaCTTTGCCCCCTTAagttgaggattttttttttttttttttttaatataaattttttttaatctttccaATTCCATCAAGATGAAGAGTTAACAATCAAAGGCGAAGAAGGAGGAAGAGCACGTCTGCTTCTGCTTCTACCCCTGCGTATTCCAGTGTTAGAAGGAGACGATGATGACGACGAAGAGGAATTAGAAGAAGTGAATCTGTTTGAGTCACTTgtgattttcttcttttcttcttcacttgGCTTCTCTTCGATTCTATGATGCCGAACTTTAGTTGAATTTAAAGTCGCTGGTACAACACAATTGCAAAGAAATCCTACAAAACATTCTACTAATGAGAACAATGTATGTATGACTAAAACCAAATCAACTCAATGCAATGCAATGCAATGCATGCTCGATTGCTACACTATCGTGTTTTATGAAACattgtaataaattttgaaggcttcaagttttttattttttgatcgATTAAGcttttttagaattttactAAAGTCAAcactgattattattattattataactaaTTAAGTTATTGATGGTGTGGCAAAATCTAAtctatttatttcaaaataaatgtataatattttagcaaaaattctAAAGCTCCTAATCCCTTTTCTGATAATTTGGAAAGTTGTCCAAGATAACACAAATTCAGAATCAAGTATATTTATTGCAGTGGTTATAAATGAAATGCATGTTCAAGAAGAAAATTAcatccaagagagagagagacacagaaGAAATTATTTACTTATGGAGATGGGCACTTCTATTACCTTATTCAAAATTGTTCCTAGCTTTTAACAGAAGCAAAGGTGACACTTTACGTTGCATCTAGACAAAATTAATGACCTAAAATGCTAACAAAGTAACAATGATTCagttcagaaaaagaaaaaaagaaaaaaaaaatggcatccAAACTGTCTCTTACCGATTCTAGCAAGCCGATTAATCCAACTTGGGATTGGATTTCCAGTGAGTCTAATACAAGCATCATTGCAAAAATGGTTGCAGTTTTTGGTAATCAAATTATATGCATTCCCTCTATACTCCCCTGCCAGTTCCTCCATTACAGCCCTCACCTCCTCTGGTCCCAGATCCGTTTTTCCAATGAAAATTGTCTTCCTAAATGTAAATCCATCACATTGTTTTGGTTCTCCCTCAAATATGCCAGTTGTTGGATATTCATGAGCTCCAAATGCATACTCAATGTCATGAACTGAATATATCCCAAATGAAATTAAACCTTAATTAACAGACACAGCGTACAAAATCACATGCCAGCAAAAACCCAGAAAGGAAACATACAGAAGAATCTTCAAAGCATtcaaaaacaattgaaaaaatatatttcttttgtttgattaCTGAGAAAGTTACAGAGAAAAataaagggattttttttttcttttgtttgattctttgtgtttgtttccATGGATCCCACTTCACAAATATCTAAAACTCAATATATTTAATCTCTTCTAGCACCTTCTCATTATCCAAACAGAACATGAACAGTaaactaaaatgaccaaatccAGTACTGCACAAaaactaaaacttaaaaaaaaaaaaaaaaaaaaaaaaatcccttttaGATTTAGTGTTAAGTGATCTGAATTCTGAACATAGTAAGCTAACTGAAACATAGATCTAACCAGAAATGTACCACACCAACTTCAAGCAGAACTGAAattcatgaaaaagaaaaaccaggACACCACTAACCTTGTACACCTGAGTGGTAAACTCCGAGTCCAAACCAATAAGCATAGCCATTAATTGGTGTCAGATCGTACACATTAAGGTGCACCGGAACCGTTCCTGCATCAATATTCCTCGACCCTTTTCTACACAACATGTTTCTTCCAATCTTACTACTATACTACAATAACATTTTAGATATAcacagcaattttttttttttttttctgtcctAAGTTACATCAACTTCATATCTATAATGAGTTCTAAAATCAAATACAAGATTCcccacccaaaattttttttttaaaaaaaaagaacttttctGATTTGAAGAAAGATATGAgaatttgggtttgtgatttaaACAAATCCAATAGAACTTTCTGCTAATGGGTACAAGTGCTGTGGCGCAGtgtaactttaatttttttaagaatatggAATGAATAAGATATATAAATCTTGGGTTTCTAAATAAATGGGCTTGATGTTGGGTTAAAATTACGGGAATGGCTAGGGGgtttgttaaaaactaaaacatgAGCTGGGTGTGatcttatttaaaaatttgaaattctgGGAGAAAGTAACGTTTAGTGGGTTTAGTCATAATGGTAGCCAGTGGCAGTGGGAGTGGGGTAACCTATTATATATTGTGATCTGTGCTGATTAGTAAATAAAGGAGAAATGTGGGGTAGCTTATTATAGTGATCTGTGATGTGATGagtgggttttttcttttttggttttactttttttttttttttttaaaaaaaaaaaaaaaagcaatggaATTTCCTGATTTTGGTGGACAATGCAAAAGGAAAGAGGGTGAGGGGCCCCACAAGATGAGATCGAgttctttaattaattttaaattatatatatatattttttgatgaacttaaattatatatttataaattattataataatggTCTTCTAAATTCTTATTCTACAAATCCTGTTGTTCAATTCAAATAAAGACTTAAAGACTAAAAGACTTAAAGactgcttctcaaaaaaaaaaaaaaaaaaaaaaagacttaaaggCTGAAATTTTGACCTAAGAATGATGTAGTAAGGGTAAGTTGGTCAACGCAGACTGCCTAGTTTTAGTTTATTGGTGGTAATAATACTATCATGGCTATCTCTAAATAAATAACTCTTTCCTGAGAATTCAAACTATAATCAAGTGGTAATACGGTGCCATCACGTATCACTTATGTTTCAAACTCTACTTCCTCTTACAATATCTACgtatctaaataataaaaaattgctaCAACTTTGCAACCTTATAGGGCTACACTAATAACATATACAATTTAATTAGCTTTTGATGTCGGTAGATATGAATATTGCCAAGAGGTTTATTACTCAATAAGTACTTTCTAATGCaatgtttggaagtttggaggGAAAAGAGAGTAGAGGGCAGTATAAGGAAGGAGAGTAACGAGGAGAAGAGTAGAGGAGAATGGTTATTTCCACCTTATttagatgtttttaaaattaagtaagatAGAGGGGAATAATTAACCTTTTCATAattggtaattttgttaatatggtaagagtaaatttggtaattcatttggtcaagtATTTCTATACTTTGCTcttcctccaaatctctccaatttggggaaattaaaaatgaggggttagaaaTAGTTAAAACCCCTTCAAATCCCTCCCCCTCCTCCTTTAAAAAACATCTAAATAAGATAATTTAacttactctccctccctctactctactcctctCTACTCCCCATCCCTTGAAACAAGTTATAATATTTGCCCCACCCCGCTTAATTCGTCTCTCCCCACTTCGCCCTACGCGGGTTTTTCTACCCCGCAAAGGTGATGGGGTGGGGATGAGGCAAGATTTTAACCCCATACCAAGGGATGGGGCGGGGATaaatttagactttttagacccgcCCACTCCGTAttgctaagggttataattgtaaaaatgttcaaaccctaaaaccctactatttaaacaaacatatcaatattagcttattttatatTACCCAATGTGGttctctgcctttattttgttatgtgttataaaatgagttttttttttttttggtgattatcTTGCTAAACGCTTGGACATattattcaaaaatttttttttttaaaattgatttgatttgatgggataaatttagttataatttcaaatatatttttattaatgaaataggtttcattagaaaaattgtactagttgtagggcaaattaataaaaaaagtatagtTTTACGGGGTGGGGCGAGGTTTCACGAGGCCCCAGGGGGTGGGGATGAAGTTAGAAAGTTTTTCCCGTCATGTGGAGCGAGGCAGGGGTAGGGCAAGACAAAAACATGTGGGGCAAGAACGAAGATTTGGCCTCGCCCCatcccattgccatccctagttaGAAGTAGTTAGAACGCCTCCAaatccctccccctccccctccccctcctcttttaaaaaacattcaaagaaggtaatttaacttactttctctccctctactTTACTCCTCTCTACTCCCCAtccatccaaacaagctatAATATTTCTAGTTGAGTTGTTctaggttcaaatccccctctctactattgtaactattgaattataaaattaaaaaaaaaaaaaaacaaaaaaagaataatataattCCAACTAGGAAAACAATTATTACAATAAGTGCTCTCAAAAGACAGTTCCTAAAAGCAACATGcggaagaaacaaagaaaaaaaaatgttagttatAAAGGCAGtgattgaagaaaaataaaaagtcaaaatgaTGCAATACTCCTCTAACCTCGtgtcaaataacaaaatttataccAAATATTTTTGCCGTGTGATGGTACTAAGTTGCTcacatttttctcaaaaaaaaaaagttgcaacaTTGCCACAACCGACACCAACAGTGCACGCGCACGCGCACACAAGGAGAATACTTAAACGATAGTTTTAGTGAATCAAGACAATAAACCATGCCAGTGCCACACCAAGTTTACAAGAGAAATCTCACAACATTTATTACTTTCTCCAAAATACAAAGGAAATTAAGGCCCCTTAAAACAAAACTCCCACCCAGGGATCACTTGGCGAACTGCTCACACTGAAATCTAGAGAATacactaattagtaattacactTACACATGACACTCTCTTTGTTTTTGCCTATCTTGCTACTAACACGCTTATGAGATATAACGCAGGACATGTTGCCCAAACATGGGAACTGCGTTAGGATGTCAAAGTTCTTGTTGTCTTTGACAATCTATTGCACTATTAGCACATCAACAAGACCTCTACCACATGGTAATTTTTGCCAATTGCTCTAACATATATGTTGTTCCCACATGTTGTACACATGCTCTAGCCTATCGCAAGCCTTGTTCTTCATTCTGGCAACCCAAGGATGCTACCCAACATCCAGTCTTGGTACATGCCGCACCATATGGGGGGCTTGACTCGTGTCAATGCCACCTTCTAACTACCCACAACTTGATCATCGGTCATATGCATCCAACCATGTTTGCCAAGCATCTTATAGACTAAGCTACATTATCTTCAAAGTCTCATATGCCTTACACTCTAGGTAGCCTAGCCTTGCGAAGCACAAAAACAACACTTTGATGCACCACAACTTGCCCATGGCTAGGCCCAAGCAGAGCTACCACATCCTAACTCAGCATGTGCACACAGCACACACCTCAGCTTGCAACATAACAGGCCATGGCCTTAAAGCCATCACCGGCACGAGGTCACCACCAAGCCTTTAAGCCACAAACTTGTGTAATCCATGCACCACCTAGTAGCCAACGGCACCTTTGTAGACACCATATTTTGTACCCTTATGAATTAAGCCTTTGTTCCCCAATGACAACATTTTGGGCACGTAAGTAAGAGTTGGCAAAGCCAGTTATaggaattttttctcaaaatccaAGGCAAAGATGATCCTACATCGTTGTGAGATGGCACACATTTCAACACAAGCAAGTATTCTAAGAAATACATACGAATCACTAGAAAATATGATTCAATAGTCATTGGAGCATTGTTGAGGAGGAGACAGGAATGAAGCTAATAAGGGTAATTCTGAAAGTTTGTTCACATAAGGCAAAGCTGATGGTTTTAATGAACCTGTCGACCTTGCCTATGCATTCTTCGACATAAACAACTATATCATAAAGTTGACGTTTCCACCTCAAGGCCTACAGCTGCGTCTTAAATGAGACGACCAGAATGCAAATGGGATAAGAAGCTGAGGGAAGGAAGTTGAAGGGGATAAGTAAACCTTTGACGGGTCTAACATGGCCTTGCTTGGCCTCCACGCATGAGTATATAAGGAAACATCTTGTGCCCTAAGACTAACCCCAATCAAAGGGattcctacaaggaaaggatcccgcaaGACACGCGTGTTAATGAAGATATTCTCTATAAGGAAAGACCCTCTATGCCAATCATAGGGattcctacaaggaaaggatcccgcaaGACACGCGTATTAATGAAGATCTTCTCTATAAGGAAAGACCCTCTATGCCAAGGAACAAATGTCAACCCtatgctactataaaaaccccaaaaccctcataaaccaaggtacgcataatttccCCAAACTCTGgcactttagagttgtgagagttctctaacttaatcttcggagggtatttggccagtACCACATCGGTACTTTCTACAaggtcttttttgtttttatttcgcAAGTGTTGTCTCGAGCACGTGAGGACTGTGTGACTTATTGACGATTTTTGGTATCATTagttggcgccatctgtgggaaagAGCATTTGTTTTGTAAGCCATACTATCGCTTCCCAGACAAAGAGTTGCACGGTATTAACTCCCTCAATGGTGATAACCAACAACAGTCAAAGGGACGAACTACATACCACTACCCTCGAAAGATAGGTTCAGACTCTTGCCGCGGCCGTAAAACGTCTCACCAAGCAAGACCACAACCTAGAGGAGCAACTGCACCAAAAGAACACAGGGCCTAAAAATTAGGAGGAGGACTAAAAAGATACGAGTGCAGAGAAAAGGGACTAAGAAGGGCTGGAGGGTAGCAAAGCCCCAAGTAGACAAGAGCGATAGGACACAAGCCGTCCATCCGCTGCGAAAACGACTCTACCACACATGGTCGTGAAGATACAGATGATGAAGGGACGGATGGATTTTATGATGAACGCCCTTAGAGGACGGGTGTCAAGCGATCTTGACGAGTTAGTCCATCGAACTAATTCACCATTCACTGCCTCTATCACTTCATTTCCCCTTCCACTGAAGTTTTGCATGCCGTAGGTGGAGACCTACGACAGATCTAAGGATCCCTTAGATCACCTGGAGTCTTTCATGACCTTGATACACTTGTAAGGAGCGGTGGATGAGATCATGTGCAGGGCCTTCTCCATTACACTAAAGGACCCCGCAAGGATTTGGTTTAGTAAGTTGACACCCAACTCTATTAGTTTCTTTAAAGAGTTAAACACCCAGTTTGCCTCACACTTTATCAAGGGACataggtataagaagtccactACATACTTGATGAGCATTAGGCAACAGGAGGATAAGACGCTGAGATCTTACATAACTCGCTTTAATAAAGAGGCCCTCTCGATCGAtgaagctgacgacaagatactcGTGGCTACATTCATGAATGGGTTATGGAAgggtaagtttttattttctttatataagaACAACCCGAATACCATGTCGGATGTACTTTACAGGGCCACTAAGTACATGAACGCGGAAGATACACTGCTAGCTTGAGAAGAGACCCAAGAAGAGGGAAAGACAGGAGGACACATGGCAGGATAAGGGGCAAAAAATGCTAGGATGAGGGAACAACAGGAGGACAGGCGCTCCAAACCCCCTACCGGGAGATTCTCAAGCTTCACCTTGTTAATTGCCCTGAttgaccaagtcctaatgcagattaaagACGAAGGAGTCTTGACATTTCCTGGCAAGCTAAAGGAGGATCCCAATAAGAGGTCCAAAAACAAGTATTGCCACTTTCATCGTGACCACGATCATGACACATCTGACTGCTACGACGTGAAGCAAAAAATAGAAGCTTTTATTAGATAAGGAAAGTTGCAGAGGTTCGTCAGTAAGAAAAAAACAGACCCACCACCAGAGCAGGTTCCCTGACGGGAGAACGAGCGTCCTAGGCCACCCATAAGAGATATAAGAATAATCGTGGGAGGTACTGTGGCCTCTAGCTCATCCAAAAAGGCTTGTAAGACTTACCTAAGGATGGTTTAGAACGTCCAGCTGATGGGCTTCATCCCGAAGATAGTGCAGATCGATAA contains:
- the LOC126725834 gene encoding deSI-like protein At4g17486, which gives rise to MLCRKGSRNIDAGTVPVHLNVYDLTPINGYAYWFGLGVYHSGVQVHDIEYAFGAHEYPTTGIFEGEPKQCDGFTFRKTIFIGKTDLGPEEVRAVMEELAGEYRGNAYNLITKNCNHFCNDACIRLTGNPIPSWINRLARIGFLCNCVVPATLNSTKVRHHRIEEKPSEEEKKKITSDSNRFTSSNSSSSSSSSPSNTGIRRGRSRSRRALPPSSPLIVNSSS